In a genomic window of Natranaerovirga pectinivora:
- a CDS encoding ABC-2 transporter permease produces MIGLLLKDLITLKDQGKMIIVLLVFYSFIAVGSGNNLMFGMMIAILCAMLPITVMGFDEKAKWDKYALSMPISRFEVVMSKYLLGICFFILGFVVNVIFNLFTTSQGLMDIVEMSLGVVGIGVIYLCFVLPLLFKFGVEKGRFFLMLVMFIPLGIGILLNKLGFVMPPKETIDTMMAFIPLLSIIIFFCSIGLSYSIYSKKEL; encoded by the coding sequence ATGATAGGATTGCTTTTAAAAGATTTAATAACTTTAAAAGATCAAGGAAAAATGATTATTGTTTTACTCGTATTTTATTCTTTTATTGCAGTAGGTAGTGGCAATAATTTAATGTTCGGAATGATGATTGCAATTTTATGCGCCATGCTGCCTATTACAGTTATGGGGTTTGATGAAAAAGCAAAATGGGATAAGTATGCATTGTCCATGCCTATATCTAGATTTGAAGTTGTTATGAGTAAGTATCTTCTTGGTATATGCTTTTTTATTCTCGGGTTTGTTGTAAATGTAATATTTAATCTTTTTACAACTTCACAAGGATTAATGGATATTGTAGAAATGTCATTAGGTGTAGTAGGAATAGGTGTCATTTACCTATGTTTTGTATTGCCTTTATTATTCAAATTTGGGGTAGAAAAAGGCAGGTTTTTTTTGATGTTGGTCATGTTTATTCCATTGGGGATAGGGATACTCTTAAATAAACTTGGTTTTGTGATGCCGCCGAAAGAAACGATAGATACAATGATGGCTTTTATACCCTTATTAAGTATTATTATATTTTTTTGCTCTATAGGCCTTTCTTATAGTATATACAGTAAAAAAGAGTTGTAA
- a CDS encoding MTH1187 family thiamine-binding protein, producing MAIVEVTVIPVGTGSTSVSQYVAKCQKVLELEKEIQYQLTPMGTVIEGELDVLFNVLKKLHEVPFSEGAQRVVTSMRIDDRRDKKGSMDQKIRSVKEKL from the coding sequence ATGGCAATAGTAGAAGTTACAGTTATACCTGTTGGAACTGGCAGTACCAGTGTAAGTCAATACGTAGCAAAGTGTCAAAAGGTTCTTGAACTAGAAAAAGAAATACAATATCAACTTACACCAATGGGAACAGTAATAGAAGGGGAACTTGATGTTTTATTTAATGTTCTTAAAAAGTTGCATGAAGTGCCTTTTTCAGAAGGAGCACAAAGAGTCGTAACATCTATGAGGATTGATGATAGAAGAGATAAAAAAGGGTCTATGGATCAAAAGATACGATCTGTAAAAGAAAAGTTATAA
- a CDS encoding sugar phosphate isomerase/epimerase family protein, whose translation MIRFSATITAQYDTGFSPFLAKDYDKSLDWLQTSGFDAAEICISNYENIDPNKIKRDLDKRGLDCSTISTGQSRTLENISLIHEDINARKKAQERMKEHIDAASILGSKVTLGLLRGLGDSSLVDEQKIILAKSLEPIIAHAEEKKVTIILEPINRYETVMLNSAQDTVNYIKNDLGNPNCIGILWDVFHANIEDVSFESAIDIMGEKLKHVHLADSNRMFPGHGHIDFEKIYKKLVKVGYNQYMSFECLNQPLIDSVINESKDFIQSLKSMSV comes from the coding sequence ATGATTCGTTTTAGTGCTACAATAACAGCTCAATATGATACAGGATTTTCTCCATTTTTGGCAAAGGATTATGACAAATCTTTAGACTGGTTACAAACAAGTGGTTTTGATGCTGCTGAAATATGTATTTCTAATTATGAGAATATAGATCCTAATAAAATTAAAAGGGATTTAGATAAAAGAGGATTGGATTGTTCAACAATTTCAACGGGTCAATCCCGTACATTAGAGAATATTTCTCTAATTCACGAAGATATAAATGCTAGAAAAAAAGCTCAGGAAAGAATGAAAGAGCATATTGATGCAGCAAGCATCTTAGGAAGTAAAGTAACCCTTGGATTATTAAGAGGACTTGGAGATAGTTCCCTGGTAGATGAGCAAAAAATCATATTAGCAAAGAGCTTAGAGCCAATTATTGCTCACGCAGAAGAAAAGAAAGTAACGATTATATTAGAGCCAATTAACAGATACGAGACAGTAATGTTAAATTCGGCTCAGGATACAGTAAATTACATAAAAAATGATTTAGGCAATCCCAATTGCATAGGAATTCTATGGGATGTATTTCATGCAAATATAGAGGATGTTAGTTTTGAAAGTGCAATTGATATAATGGGAGAAAAATTGAAGCATGTTCATCTTGCAGATTCTAATAGAATGTTCCCAGGGCATGGACATATTGATTTTGAAAAGATTTATAAAAAACTTGTAAAGGTTGGTTATAACCAGTACATGTCCTTTGAATGTCTAAACCAACCATTAATAGATAGCGTTATAAATGAATCAAAAGACTTTATTCAGTCATTGAAGTCAATGTCAGTTTAA
- a CDS encoding ABC transporter ATP-binding protein: protein MNKYIELKNVNKVYKMGQIDIKAIDNISFSIGKGEFVIVVGPSGAGKSTVLNILGGMDYLSSGEIIVEGNVISQYSSKKLTQYRRLDIGFVFQFYNLIPNLTAKENVELALQICKNPLDVDEVLDKVGLRDRKNNFPAGLSGGEQQRVAIARALAKNPKLLLCDEPTGALDYETGKSILKLLYDTCKRMGMTVVVITHNLAITPMADKIIKIKNGSVDDILINSNPTPIEEIEW, encoded by the coding sequence GTGAACAAATATATAGAACTTAAGAATGTAAACAAAGTGTATAAAATGGGTCAAATAGATATAAAGGCTATTGATAATATCTCCTTTTCAATAGGTAAAGGTGAGTTTGTTATAGTGGTAGGGCCTAGTGGTGCAGGAAAAAGTACTGTATTAAATATTCTAGGTGGCATGGATTATTTGAGTAGTGGAGAAATTATAGTTGAAGGCAATGTTATAAGCCAATACAGTTCTAAAAAATTAACCCAATATAGAAGGTTAGATATCGGTTTTGTATTCCAATTTTATAATTTAATACCTAATCTTACAGCTAAAGAAAATGTTGAATTGGCTTTACAGATATGTAAAAACCCTCTAGATGTAGATGAGGTTTTAGATAAAGTAGGACTTAGGGATAGGAAAAATAACTTTCCCGCAGGATTATCAGGAGGAGAACAACAAAGGGTTGCCATTGCAAGAGCCTTAGCTAAAAATCCTAAACTTTTATTATGTGATGAACCTACTGGTGCGTTGGATTATGAAACCGGAAAATCTATTTTGAAATTGTTATATGATACTTGCAAAAGAATGGGCATGACAGTTGTTGTCATTACACATAACCTTGCAATTACACCTATGGCAGATAAAATTATAAAAATAAAAAATGGAAGTGTGGATGATATTTTAATCAATAGTAATCCAACGCCAATTGAAGAAATAGAGTGGTAG
- a CDS encoding ABC transporter permease, translating to MKNKTLLKDTYREIKGNLSRFLSIFAIVALGASFFAGIKVTGLDMKITANKYFNDYKLMDIRLVSTLGFTDDDVDILEEMNGIEGIMPTHITDTLVSIEDKELVVKVFSLPLERNIEDESYINRTKIVEGRYPENPNEGVVERHKIHGSGLEIGSVIHLSLEEDEDIKGTLKNNEFTIVGIVDTPYFISFERGPSTIGKGKVDTFIMIPEENFSLPVYTDIFITVSGARDVLSFNEEYKEIIDSIKEEILEVSSERGFPWIVLDRDTNPGFVDYGQAADKMDALAQVFPVIFFLVAALVSLTTMTRLVDEQRTYIGVFKALGFSNMYIASKYFLYALIASLSGSLLGVIIGFKLFPTVIFNAYAIMYTLPPVITVFDYNYALMAVLGSVLTTTIATLLACYKELTATAALLIRPKSPKVGKTILLERITFIWKRFNFIHKITARNIFRYKKRFLMTVFGIGGCSALLLTGFGLKDSISDIVRKQYEEIARYNLIISLREELDTVEGVGFLGEVDNEILNYLPVKEGNVNVGYKDTEKNIALLVPEDNNKLEEFILLQNRISKERVSLSDNGVILTEKLAKDLGVTPGGEIYFLDSLNNRTSVVVDGIVENYVFHYAYMSPVLYETLFDEAPLYNELLVQTVAGDEAFENRLSSQLIKETEVSNVIFTSELKGNFNDIIGSLNYVVLVLIVSAGALAFVVLYNLTNINISERQREIATIKVLGFYNNEVSAYVYRENLVLTIIGGVLGLVIGFYLHRFTVLTSEVDYVMFGRDIGVMSYFNAFVLTLGFSCFVNFVMYFRLRGIGMIESLKSIE from the coding sequence ATGAAAAATAAAACATTATTAAAAGACACTTATAGAGAGATTAAGGGTAATTTAAGCAGATTTCTTTCTATTTTTGCAATCGTTGCACTTGGTGCATCTTTTTTTGCAGGAATAAAAGTTACTGGATTAGATATGAAAATTACCGCAAATAAGTATTTTAATGATTATAAATTAATGGATATAAGACTTGTTTCTACATTAGGATTTACTGATGATGATGTTGATATATTAGAAGAAATGAATGGTATTGAGGGTATAATGCCTACTCATATCACAGATACACTGGTGAGTATAGAGGATAAAGAACTTGTTGTGAAAGTATTTTCATTGCCCTTAGAAAGAAATATTGAAGATGAGTCTTATATTAATCGAACAAAAATAGTTGAAGGTAGATACCCAGAAAATCCTAATGAAGGGGTAGTTGAAAGACATAAGATTCACGGTAGTGGATTGGAGATAGGATCAGTAATTCATTTATCCTTAGAAGAGGATGAAGATATAAAAGGAACTCTTAAAAATAATGAATTTACCATTGTTGGCATAGTGGATACACCCTATTTTATCTCTTTTGAACGTGGACCAAGTACAATTGGTAAAGGTAAAGTCGATACCTTTATTATGATACCAGAAGAAAATTTTTCATTGCCTGTATATACAGATATTTTTATAACTGTAAGTGGTGCAAGAGATGTTTTAAGTTTTAATGAGGAATATAAAGAAATCATAGATTCTATAAAAGAAGAAATCTTAGAGGTCAGTAGTGAAAGGGGTTTTCCTTGGATTGTTTTAGACAGAGATACGAATCCAGGGTTTGTTGATTATGGGCAAGCAGCAGACAAAATGGATGCATTGGCTCAAGTTTTTCCTGTAATCTTTTTTTTAGTAGCAGCGTTGGTATCTTTAACCACAATGACGCGGTTAGTAGATGAGCAAAGAACTTATATTGGTGTATTTAAGGCGCTTGGTTTTAGTAATATGTATATTGCTTCCAAGTATTTCTTGTATGCCTTAATTGCCAGTTTAAGTGGTAGTTTATTAGGGGTAATAATTGGATTTAAGCTTTTTCCAACGGTCATTTTTAATGCTTATGCAATTATGTACACATTGCCTCCTGTTATAACAGTATTTGATTATAATTATGCTTTAATGGCTGTTTTGGGGAGTGTTCTTACAACAACTATTGCAACTTTATTGGCATGTTATAAAGAACTTACAGCAACAGCCGCATTGCTCATTAGACCCAAATCACCTAAAGTTGGTAAAACAATATTATTAGAGAGAATTACTTTTATTTGGAAACGATTTAATTTTATTCATAAAATAACGGCTAGAAATATTTTTAGGTATAAAAAAAGATTTCTGATGACTGTTTTTGGAATTGGTGGATGTAGTGCATTATTACTTACAGGTTTTGGATTAAAAGACTCTATCTCTGATATTGTTAGAAAACAATATGAAGAAATAGCTAGGTATAATTTAATCATTAGTTTAAGAGAAGAATTAGATACTGTTGAAGGCGTTGGTTTTTTAGGAGAAGTTGATAATGAGATTTTAAATTACCTACCTGTAAAAGAAGGTAATGTTAATGTAGGTTATAAGGATACTGAAAAAAATATAGCATTATTAGTACCAGAAGATAATAACAAGTTAGAAGAATTTATTCTGTTACAAAATAGAATTTCTAAGGAAAGAGTGTCCCTTAGTGATAATGGGGTTATTTTAACAGAAAAATTAGCAAAGGATTTAGGGGTGACACCTGGGGGTGAGATTTATTTTCTTGATTCTTTGAATAATAGAACTTCTGTAGTGGTTGATGGGATTGTAGAGAATTATGTGTTTCATTATGCGTATATGTCACCTGTTTTGTATGAAACGTTATTTGATGAGGCGCCTTTGTATAATGAACTATTAGTTCAGACAGTAGCGGGTGATGAGGCTTTTGAGAATAGATTGTCTAGTCAGTTGATTAAGGAAACTGAAGTGTCTAATGTTATTTTTACTTCTGAGCTTAAGGGTAACTTTAATGATATTATTGGTAGTTTGAATTATGTTGTTTTGGTTTTAATTGTTTCGGCTGGTGCACTGGCTTTTGTTGTCCTTTATAATTTGACTAATATTAATATTAGTGAGAGACAGAGGGAGATTGCGACCATTAAGGTTTTGGGGTTTTATAATAATGAAGTGTCAGCTTATGTGTATAGGGAGAATTTGGTTTTGACCATTATCGGGGGTGTTTTAGGGTTAGTAATTGGGTTTTATTTGCATCGGTTTACTGTTTTGACTTCTGAGGTGGATTATGTGATGTTTGGTCGGGATATTGGGGTTATGAGTTATTTTAATGCTTTTGTTTTGACTTTGGGGTTTTCTTGTTTTGTTAATTTTGTTATGTATTTTAGATTGAGGGGGATTGGGATGATTGAGTCGCTTAAGTCTATTGAATGA
- a CDS encoding LiaF transmembrane domain-containing protein, which produces MGKKVTGIILVFLGLGFFLQQADIIEFGQLASNYWPLVLIVVGVVQLLRNQVSYIGGIIMILVGGLLQANKLDILPNDLSGYIWPVVLILAGVWFLFSKIGNNMVEADEEDKLNNMAIFAGVETKNCSHQFKGGSVTAIFGGAEIDLRGAALSSEGATLELTAAFGGIAIRVPRDWRVVATGVPIFGGWENSTKIEGNELDIKTINIKCFAAFGGIEISN; this is translated from the coding sequence ATGGGTAAGAAAGTTACAGGTATTATTTTGGTTTTTTTAGGTCTTGGCTTTTTTCTTCAACAAGCAGATATTATTGAGTTTGGTCAATTGGCTTCTAATTATTGGCCACTGGTATTAATAGTAGTTGGTGTAGTTCAATTACTGAGAAACCAAGTTTCTTACATTGGTGGTATTATTATGATTTTGGTAGGGGGATTATTGCAAGCTAATAAGCTGGATATTCTTCCTAATGATTTGTCCGGGTATATTTGGCCTGTTGTTCTTATTTTAGCGGGTGTGTGGTTCTTGTTTTCTAAAATTGGGAATAATATGGTTGAAGCAGATGAAGAAGATAAGCTTAATAATATGGCTATTTTTGCTGGTGTGGAGACGAAGAATTGTTCTCATCAGTTTAAAGGTGGTAGTGTTACAGCAATTTTTGGTGGTGCTGAGATTGATTTAAGAGGTGCTGCGTTATCTTCTGAAGGTGCGACCCTTGAATTGACTGCTGCTTTTGGTGGTATTGCGATTAGAGTGCCAAGGGATTGGAGAGTTGTTGCTACTGGTGTTCCTATTTTTGGTGGTTGGGAGAATTCTACTAAAATAGAAGGGAACGAATTGGATATTAAGACCATTAATATTAAATGTTTTGCTGCTTTTGGTGGTATTGAAATCTCTAATTAA
- the thiW gene encoding energy coupling factor transporter S component ThiW, with protein MKTQKLTLSALLIAIGTLLGSVIYIPVGVAKCFPIQHTINVISAVVLGPFYAVLNAFIISLLRNILGRGTLLAFPGSMVGALLAGVLYYKYRKTLIAVIGEIIGTGIIGGLLAFPIAKFIMGREVLAFAFVIPFLVSTIGGSLIAYFILLSTKQYIRRYIR; from the coding sequence ATGAAAACACAAAAATTAACTTTATCAGCTTTATTAATAGCTATAGGGACTTTACTTGGAAGTGTTATTTATATTCCAGTAGGTGTAGCAAAATGTTTTCCAATACAGCATACGATTAATGTTATTTCTGCTGTTGTGTTAGGACCTTTTTATGCAGTTCTAAATGCATTTATTATTTCTTTGCTACGAAATATCCTTGGTAGAGGTACTTTATTGGCTTTTCCAGGAAGTATGGTTGGAGCTTTATTAGCAGGAGTATTATATTATAAATATAGAAAGACATTGATAGCTGTTATAGGTGAAATCATAGGGACAGGTATTATAGGCGGGCTTTTGGCATTTCCTATTGCAAAGTTTATTATGGGAAGAGAAGTCCTTGCCTTTGCTTTTGTCATTCCATTTTTAGTAAGTACCATTGGTGGTAGCTTAATTGCATACTTTATTTTATTATCTACTAAGCAATACATTAGGAGGTATATCAGATGA
- the thiD gene encoding bifunctional hydroxymethylpyrimidine kinase/phosphomethylpyrimidine kinase, giving the protein MKKALTIAGSDTCGGAGIQADLKTFSAHGVYGMSVITAVTAQNTQGVFGVLDVTVDIIEKQIDAIFDDIDVDAVKIGMVSQTDTIKTIASTLKKYSTKNIVLDPVMISKSGYDLLKPEAKEALISELIPLATIITPNAPEAEVITGIKIESIQDMEEAAKKIYDLGVENVLVKGGHLSLESKEAIDVLYNGQDFRYYKSPIIETKNTHGTGCTLSSAIASNLALGNNIERSVELAKSYITIAIENSFSIGKGVGPTHHFYELYKKAGLLSE; this is encoded by the coding sequence ATGAAAAAGGCATTAACCATAGCAGGTTCAGATACTTGTGGCGGTGCAGGTATACAAGCAGATTTAAAAACATTTTCAGCCCATGGTGTATATGGAATGAGTGTTATTACAGCAGTAACCGCACAAAATACTCAAGGGGTTTTTGGCGTATTAGATGTAACAGTTGACATAATTGAAAAGCAAATAGATGCTATTTTTGATGATATTGATGTAGATGCAGTTAAGATTGGAATGGTTTCTCAAACAGATACCATTAAAACTATTGCTAGTACTTTAAAAAAGTACAGTACTAAAAATATTGTATTAGATCCAGTAATGATTTCAAAAAGTGGTTATGATTTATTAAAGCCAGAAGCAAAGGAAGCATTAATCAGCGAGTTAATCCCTTTGGCAACCATTATTACCCCTAATGCACCAGAAGCAGAAGTTATTACAGGAATAAAGATAGAGTCTATTCAAGACATGGAAGAAGCAGCTAAAAAAATATATGATTTAGGTGTTGAGAATGTCCTTGTCAAAGGGGGGCATTTGTCTTTAGAAAGTAAAGAAGCCATAGATGTGTTATATAATGGGCAAGATTTTAGATACTATAAGTCACCTATTATTGAAACAAAAAACACCCACGGTACAGGATGTACCCTTTCATCGGCCATTGCCTCAAATTTAGCATTAGGTAATAATATTGAAAGATCAGTTGAACTAGCAAAATCTTATATAACAATAGCAATAGAAAATTCATTTTCAATTGGAAAAGGTGTTGGACCTACCCATCATTTTTATGAACTTTATAAGAAAGCGGGATTATTAAGTGAATAA
- the thiM gene encoding hydroxyethylthiazole kinase, whose protein sequence is MNNILEQCGDLLIKVREKQPLIHHITNYVTMNDCANVVLAIGGSPIMAMDKNEVEEIVSCSSALVINMGTLNENNVHSMVIAGKKANEIGIPVILDPVGVGATNFRRQTVRKLLDSVQFAIIKGNMSEIKTLAGVNVTSKGVDSNTDDIGKELIARNLANELNTTIVITGKDDIVSRGKEVVVIHNGPELLTKVTGTGCMTTSLIGAFASVADDFTIGGIAGVMLMGIAGELAYKMLLKDENVGSFRVKLMDCIAEFNEQTYIDNGNYVIAEK, encoded by the coding sequence GTGAATAATATTCTTGAACAATGTGGTGATTTGTTAATAAAAGTTAGAGAGAAGCAACCACTTATACATCATATTACCAATTATGTAACCATGAATGATTGTGCCAATGTGGTCCTAGCAATAGGTGGGTCGCCTATTATGGCAATGGATAAAAATGAAGTTGAAGAAATTGTCTCTTGTTCTTCAGCTTTGGTTATCAATATGGGTACTTTAAATGAAAACAATGTTCATTCTATGGTTATAGCAGGGAAAAAGGCTAATGAAATTGGTATACCAGTAATTTTAGATCCAGTAGGTGTTGGTGCTACTAATTTTAGAAGACAAACTGTTAGGAAATTATTAGATTCAGTACAGTTTGCTATAATTAAAGGGAATATGTCTGAAATTAAAACCTTAGCGGGCGTTAATGTTACTAGTAAAGGCGTCGATTCCAATACGGATGATATAGGAAAAGAGTTAATTGCTAGAAACCTTGCAAATGAATTAAATACAACAATAGTTATAACTGGGAAAGATGATATTGTTTCCAGGGGCAAGGAGGTTGTTGTAATCCATAATGGTCCTGAATTACTCACTAAAGTTACTGGAACGGGTTGTATGACAACTTCATTAATTGGTGCTTTTGCTAGTGTTGCAGATGACTTTACTATAGGTGGTATAGCAGGGGTCATGCTAATGGGAATAGCTGGGGAGCTAGCTTATAAAATGCTTTTGAAGGATGAAAATGTTGGTAGTTTTAGAGTAAAATTAATGGATTGTATTGCTGAATTTAATGAACAAACTTATATAGACAATGGAAATTATGTAATAGCGGAGAAATAG
- a CDS encoding manganese efflux pump, with protein MLILFALSVSLDSLAVGISYGIKKIKISLYSLIVILLLSSLSLSLSWFVGGVILSVISINTVKIFSSLLLIVLGLIYLIQAIVDLNFPSNQERVPIKQFRIKFLNLVIDVIRESAASDIDNSGTIEIKEAFYIGTALAIDSLAIGFALATVEVNFLIFLLFANIINFSLLKIGQWFGKVTSFFISEEKLKIVSSSIIILLGIIRLF; from the coding sequence ATGCTTATATTATTTGCTTTGAGTGTTAGTTTGGATAGTCTTGCTGTTGGCATTAGTTATGGTATTAAAAAAATAAAAATATCTTTATATTCATTAATCGTAATACTATTATTATCAAGTTTATCATTATCATTATCTTGGTTTGTTGGAGGCGTCATTCTTTCAGTAATATCAATAAATACTGTGAAAATCTTTAGTTCTCTTTTACTTATTGTTTTAGGTCTAATTTATTTAATCCAAGCCATTGTTGACCTAAATTTTCCTTCGAATCAAGAGAGGGTACCCATTAAACAATTTAGAATTAAATTTTTAAACTTGGTTATTGACGTTATAAGAGAATCTGCAGCAAGTGATATCGATAATTCAGGTACCATTGAAATAAAAGAAGCTTTTTATATAGGGACTGCTCTAGCCATTGACTCCCTAGCGATTGGTTTTGCTTTAGCCACAGTAGAAGTAAACTTTTTAATCTTTCTCCTTTTTGCTAACATAATAAATTTTTCACTACTAAAAATAGGTCAATGGTTTGGAAAAGTAACTAGCTTTTTTATTTCTGAAGAAAAACTTAAAATAGTGTCCAGTAGTATTATTATTTTACTTGGGATCATTAGATTATTTTAA
- a CDS encoding M domain protein translates to MDNEMKQMFNLVLNKLDKIDTRLDQIEQRLDKVEQRLDKVEQRLDKVEQRLDSLEHRMEKLEDRVDLIETTQKEMFGVVKAIEHSNYVRKAEIDSMNYKIANVEGTFNEISDIIENRKAI, encoded by the coding sequence TTGGATAATGAAATGAAACAAATGTTTAATCTGGTTCTTAATAAACTTGATAAAATAGACACACGATTAGATCAAATAGAGCAAAGGCTAGATAAAGTAGAACAAAGATTAGATAAAGTAGAGCAAAGACTAGATAAAGTAGAACAGAGATTAGATAGTCTAGAACATAGAATGGAAAAATTAGAAGACAGAGTGGACCTTATTGAAACCACACAAAAAGAAATGTTTGGTGTGGTCAAAGCTATTGAACATAGTAATTATGTTAGAAAAGCAGAAATAGACAGTATGAATTATAAAATTGCCAATGTAGAAGGTACATTTAATGAAATTAGTGACATAATAGAAAATAGAAAAGCAATTTAA